One part of the Gammaproteobacteria bacterium genome encodes these proteins:
- the rsmD gene encoding 16S rRNA (guanine(966)-N(2))-methyltransferase RsmD, whose product MPRTPPGKVRIIAGDWRGRHLEFADEPHLRPTPDRVRETLFNWLQPAIDGAVCLDLFAGSGALGFEALSRGAAHATLVDADARVCAQIRREAKRFGAHGIEVVHDSAERFIANAGAARGIEAAHDSAEYFSANAGAARACDIVFLDPPFASDLLAETCRLLDGCGGLIHPRTLIYAEAAAGSFAPPPHWRRVRRSRAHDVEYFLLTAAGAAAALE is encoded by the coding sequence ATGCCGCGCACGCCGCCGGGCAAAGTCCGCATCATCGCGGGCGACTGGCGCGGACGCCATCTTGAGTTTGCCGACGAACCGCATCTGCGGCCAACGCCGGACCGCGTCCGCGAGACATTGTTCAACTGGCTGCAACCGGCGATTGACGGCGCGGTTTGTCTCGACCTGTTCGCCGGCAGCGGCGCGCTCGGCTTTGAAGCGCTGTCGCGCGGCGCCGCGCACGCCACGCTGGTGGACGCCGACGCGCGCGTGTGCGCGCAGATACGCCGCGAGGCGAAACGCTTCGGCGCACACGGCATTGAAGTGGTGCACGACAGCGCCGAACGCTTTATTGCGAACGCCGGTGCTGCACGCGGCATTGAGGCCGCGCACGACAGCGCCGAATACTTTTCCGCGAACGCCGGCGCCGCGCGCGCCTGCGATATTGTTTTTCTCGACCCGCCGTTTGCCTCTGACCTGCTCGCGGAAACCTGCCGTTTGCTGGACGGGTGCGGCGGGCTGATTCATCCGCGCACGCTGATTTACGCCGAGGCCGCCGCCGGTTCGTTCGCGCCGCCGCCGCACTGGCGCCGCGTTCGCCGCTCGCGCGCGCACGATGTGGAGTATTTTCTGCTGACGGCGGCGGGCGCGGCGGCGGCGTTGGAGTAG
- the coaD gene encoding pantetheine-phosphate adenylyltransferase, which yields MSLIAVYPGTFDPITNGHTDLVRRAQPLFDRIVVGVAGAPGKTAFFSRAERIDMATRVLAQYAGVEVHGFDGLLVDFAREHSASVILRGLRAVSDFEYEFQLAGMNRKLDDSLESVFMMPSDEHAFISSGLVREIAELGGNVSAFVAPEVEAEMKRKIGER from the coding sequence ATGAGTCTGATTGCGGTTTATCCGGGCACATTCGACCCGATCACCAACGGCCACACCGACCTCGTGCGCCGCGCGCAGCCGCTGTTCGACCGGATTGTCGTCGGCGTCGCGGGCGCGCCGGGCAAGACGGCCTTTTTCAGCCGCGCCGAACGCATTGACATGGCAACGCGCGTGCTCGCGCAATACGCCGGCGTCGAGGTGCACGGCTTTGACGGCCTGCTGGTGGACTTTGCGAGGGAGCATTCGGCCAGCGTTATTCTGCGCGGGCTGCGCGCCGTGTCCGACTTTGAATACGAGTTTCAACTGGCCGGCATGAACCGCAAACTGGACGACTCGCTGGAGTCGGTGTTCATGATGCCGTCCGACGAGCACGCTTTCATCTCGTCCGGCCTGGTGCGCGAGATTGCCGAACTCGGCGGCAATGTCTCGGCCTTCGTCGCGCCGGAGGTCGAGGCCGAGATGAAACGCAAAATCGGAGAACGCTGA